In Arachis stenosperma cultivar V10309 chromosome 1, arast.V10309.gnm1.PFL2, whole genome shotgun sequence, one DNA window encodes the following:
- the LOC130943427 gene encoding uncharacterized protein LOC130943427, whose product MKISSNSSYSSSSSSSKFDPPAAMCNNSKNGTSGCFNAILRRILCSGGLPTHPSDQIRDFDSNSILGTTKDQNFNAKKHHAKATTSSVSSSGTTTTTTATTTTTTTPGIVARLMGLDSMVDIPSNSSLLRSKSMNSVDCLGECNRMDGLHKRVKSTLSFREVPTFFLLENENFFVLSFEKKKNDKSIGKKREMGYGGEELKEKKRENVKSSKSVANGKLQEITNTCYYEKSRKKNKNKKCFDSEARKLSQPRILMDDGVRMKRRRGRKRSNSKCEFESKPSEDTSPVSVLDFQKREACGTANSNSRRKLSPELDENDQKILWRSDGNLMAEEGKSTAIESNKCEEGSKKKEKHVKNWDEICMLAKEDELAWMNNNKQDGDLGSISADFASHIFDQLLNEVIHQLLVEDP is encoded by the exons ATGAAGATCTCATCAAACTCTTCttattcatcatcatcatcttcctcAAAATTTGACCCACCTGCAGCTATGTGCAACAACTCCAAAAATGGCACTTCAGGGTGCTTCAATGCAATCCTCCGCAGGATTCTCTGTTctggtggcctcccaacacaCCCATCAGATCAAATTAGAgactttgattcaaattcaattctGGGTACTACTAAAGATCAAAACTTTAATGCCAAAAAGCACCATGCTAAAGCCACCACTAGTAGTGTTAGTTCCTCTGGtactacaacaacaacaacagctactactactactaccaCAACTCCAGGAATAGTTGCAAGGTTGATGGGTTTGGATTCAATGGTGGACATTCCTTCGAATTCATCGCTTTTGCGAAGCAAATCGATGAATTCGGTGGATTGCTTAGGGGAGTGTAATAGAATGGATGGTTTGCATAAGAGGGTAAAATCGACATTGTCATTCAGGGAGGTGCCAACTTTCTTCTTACTTGAAAATGAAAACTTCTTTGTTCTTAGctttgagaagaagaagaatgataaGTCCATTGGGAAGAAAAGGGAAATGGGTTATGGTGGTGAAGAgttgaaggaaaagaagagagaaaatgtGAAGAGTAGCAAAAGTGTTGCTAATGGAAAGCTTCAAGAGATTACCAACACTTGTTACTATGAGAAGAGtaggaagaagaacaagaacaagaagtGTTTTGATTCTGAAGCAAGGAAACTGTCACAGCCTAGGATCCTTATGGATGATGGTGTGAGGATGAAGAGGAgaagggggaggaagaggagtAATTCAAAGTGTGAATTTGAATCCAAGCCTTCAGAAGATACAAGCCCAGTTTCTGTTCTTGATTTTCAGAAGAGGGAAGCTTGTGGAACAG CCAATTCGAATTCAAGAAGAAAATTGTCACCAGAGCTTGATGAGAATGATCAGAAAATTCTTTGGCGTTCTGATGGAAATTTGATGGCTGAAGAGGGAAAATCTACGGCAATTGAGAGCAACAAATGTGAAGAAGGatcaaagaaaaaagagaagcatGTGAAAAATTGGGATGAAATTTGCATGCTAGCTAAGGAGGATGAACTAGCATGgatgaataataataaacaagaTGGTGATTTAGGAAGCATTAGTGCTGATTTTGCGTCTCATATTTTTGATCAGTTGTTAAATGAAGTGATTCATCAACTTCTAGTTGAGGATCCATGA